In a genomic window of Anaeromicrobium sediminis:
- a CDS encoding ArsR/SmtB family transcription factor encodes MIKLFKALGDENRLRILNLLMYDELCVCEIEVLLEMTQSNVSRHLSKLKDVNLISSSKDAQWVHYKLNSKFEEKNQLIIEFLKERFKIDPLYENDTNRYLKYKENNLNCQFITEDKEKVLNMIK; translated from the coding sequence ATGATAAAATTATTCAAGGCATTAGGAGATGAAAATAGATTAAGAATACTAAATCTACTTATGTATGATGAATTATGTGTTTGTGAAATTGAAGTTCTATTAGAAATGACCCAATCTAATGTATCTAGACATTTAAGTAAGCTAAAGGATGTTAATCTTATTAGTTCATCAAAGGATGCTCAATGGGTTCATTATAAGCTTAATTCTAAATTTGAAGAGAAAAATCAATTGATTATTGAATTTTTGAAGGAAAGATTCAAAATAGATCCTTTGTATGAAAATGATACAAATAGGTATTTAAAGTACAAAGAAAATAATTTGAATTGTCAATTCATTACTGAAGATAAAGAGAAAGTATTAAATATGATTAAATAG
- a CDS encoding SH3 domain-containing protein: MKKKAFLLFVIFSIFFTGCNINEVLSSKDKSNGGDTSTTRDIEEDVNSVNIKEDEDLTEKAEAENKTEEDTLISQEEVKEDANIENIQKEEYVTIETFNTQLPDSINEDIKYNKYSTSYNYFLILSKSINIREKPTTNSKVLGKGSYFEKINIIESVKGQYIKKYNNDLWYKVFWKEGGNIKYGYVFSLLGQAREFQFHKMVESLNILKNEVENNKTAYIANYKNRNGKAPYYKGKTTDNYGERRYQSAPAYAKPSAKSKFRYIPDGTLVSIVGKSDKYYKITTLNFKGEYWVPKRFVSFRNSIKNLKKVVVVDRKNQNEAVFQYGEGKWNLISYVFATTGEKSKYKLETPLGHFMAIEKKTKFLYFKDGTREIAGYAPYAIRFMGGSYIHGVPVSFKIVDDKRIDPGMREYLFTIGTVPRSHRCVRNYTSHAKFLYDWITIGESAVIVIE; the protein is encoded by the coding sequence ATGAAGAAAAAAGCATTTCTATTATTTGTAATATTTTCCATATTCTTTACAGGGTGTAACATAAATGAAGTTTTATCCAGTAAAGATAAAAGTAATGGAGGAGATACCTCTACCACAAGAGATATAGAGGAGGACGTAAATAGTGTTAACATAAAAGAAGATGAAGATTTAACAGAAAAAGCAGAAGCTGAAAATAAAACAGAAGAGGATACCCTAATTTCTCAGGAAGAAGTAAAAGAGGATGCAAATATAGAAAATATACAAAAGGAAGAATATGTTACTATAGAAACTTTTAATACACAATTACCTGATAGTATTAATGAAGACATTAAATATAATAAATATTCTACAAGTTATAATTATTTTCTAATATTATCTAAAAGTATAAATATAAGAGAAAAACCAACAACGAATTCAAAGGTATTGGGAAAAGGATCTTATTTTGAAAAGATTAATATAATAGAATCTGTAAAAGGACAGTATATAAAAAAATATAATAATGATTTATGGTATAAGGTATTTTGGAAAGAGGGAGGAAACATTAAATATGGATATGTATTTAGTCTTTTAGGTCAAGCCCGTGAATTTCAATTTCACAAAATGGTGGAATCTTTAAATATTTTAAAGAATGAAGTAGAAAATAATAAAACGGCCTATATTGCTAATTACAAAAATAGAAATGGAAAAGCCCCTTATTATAAAGGAAAGACTACTGATAATTATGGAGAAAGAAGATATCAATCAGCACCAGCCTATGCAAAACCTAGTGCTAAATCTAAATTTAGATATATTCCTGATGGCACTTTAGTGTCCATAGTAGGAAAATCAGATAAATATTACAAAATTACTACCCTTAATTTTAAAGGTGAATACTGGGTACCTAAAAGGTTTGTATCCTTTAGGAATTCCATTAAAAATTTAAAAAAAGTAGTTGTTGTAGATAGGAAAAATCAAAACGAAGCAGTTTTTCAATATGGAGAAGGTAAATGGAATCTCATATCCTATGTATTTGCCACTACTGGAGAAAAATCAAAATATAAACTTGAAACACCATTAGGCCACTTTATGGCAATAGAAAAGAAAACTAAATTCTTATATTTTAAGGATGGGACAAGAGAAATTGCTGGATATGCACCATATGCCATAAGGTTTATGGGTGGGTCATATATTCATGGGGTTCCTGTTAGTTTTAAAATAGTTGATGATAAAAGGATTGATCCTGGTATGAGGGAATATTTATTTACAATAGGAACAGTTCCCCGCTCCCATAGATGCGTTAGAAATTATACAAGTCATGCAAAATTTTTATATGATTGGATAACAATAGGTGAAAGTGCTGTGATTGTTATTGAATAA